The DNA region GGTCGAGGGCGTGGTCACTGCCGACTACCGCACCGGCGGCTACAAGGGCATCGTCATCCAGACCCAGGGCTCCGGCGGCGCGACCGACGCGACGCCCGGTGCCTCGGATGGCGTCTTCGTCTTCCTGAACGCGCTGAACCCGACCCTCGCGATCGGCGACCTCGTCTCGGTGACGGGCTCTGTGAGCGAGTACTTCGGACAGACGCAGATCAACCCGGCCGCGGCCGCCGACGTCTCCGTCGTCACGGCAGGCGTCGGTGTTCCCGCCGTCACACCGCTGCCCGCCGCGGTGCAGGGAGCCGACCGCGAGCAGTTCGAGAACATGTACGTGGCTCCGGAGGGGACCTACCGTCTCGCCTCCAGCCACCAGCTCTTCAACTTCGGCACGCTCTGGCTGAATGCCGGTGACGCACTCGCCGTGAAGAGCACCGAAACCACGCGTCCCGGTGCCGAGGCTGCCGCGATCGCCGCGGCGAACCGGGCGAACCGCATCCTGCTGGACGACGGCTGGTCGATCCAGGTGTCCAACAGCGGCCACCCCGGCGAGCAGCCCTACTTCACGAAGGACACGGTGGTCCGCAACGGCGACACCGTCGACTTCGGCGACAACGGCTACGTGCTGCAGTGGGGCTTCAACGATTGGCGCCTGCAGCCGGTCGTGCCGATCGACGACTCCTCGTCGGCCGACCTCAAGGTCGGCTTCGAGGCGACGAACCCGCGGACGGACAGCGCGCCGTCCGTGGGCGGCGACGTCCAGGTCGCGTCCTTCAACGTCTACAACTACTTCACGACGTTGAAGAGCGAGAACTCCAACGCCCGAGGTGCGGCGAACGCGGCGCAGTTCGCGATCCAGAAGTCCAAGATCGTCGCGGCGATCAACGGGCTCGACGCCGAGATCGTCTCGCTCATGGAGATCGAGAACTCGGTCAAGCTGGGCAAGCCCATCGACACCGCCCTCAAGGACCTCGTCGCCGGCCTCAACGCCGACGCCGGCAGCGACGTGTGGGGCTACGTGCCCACTCCCGCCGCCTTGAACAACGCGGCGACGACCGACTTCATCACCAACGCGATCATCTACAAGAAGGATGCGGTCAAGCGGGTCGGAGACAGCGTCACCGTCACCGACGAGACCGTGTGGGGCAACGCCCGCGAGCCGATCGCGCAGGCGTTCGACATCGACGGCCGCGTCGTCACCGTCGTCGCGAACCATCTGAAGTCGAAGTCGCCGCCCGAGGGAGCAGGAGCGGAGCCGGCCGACGGACAGGGCTTCTTCAACGCCGACCGCGTGAAGCAGGCGAACGCCATCCTCGCCTTCACCGACCAGCTCGAGCAGACGACCGGCAGCGGTGACATGCTGCTGATCGGCGACTTCAACGCCTATGGCAAGGAAGATCCGATCGACGTGTTCACCTCGAACGGGTGGAGCGACCTGGTCGCCGACAAGGCCTCCGGCCAGTACACGTACGCGTTCGACGGCGAGCTCGGCTCGCTCGACCACGTGATCGCGTCGCCGTCGCTCGCCTCGTCGATCACCGGTGCGGGCGTGTGGGGCATCAACTCCCCGGAATGGAGCGACCGCGGCTACGCGTTCGGCGCCACCGAGCAGGGAACGCCCTACCGCTCCAGCGACCACGACCCCATCATCGTCGGCGTCTCCTCGGAGATCCCGCCGGTGAGCATCGACGTCGTCACGGTCAACGACTTCCACGGTCGGATCGAGGCCGACGGCGCTGCGGCGGGTGCGGCGGTCCTGGCCGGTGCGGTCAAGCAGTTCCGTGAGGCGAACCCGAACACGATCTTCGCCGGTGCCGGCGACCTGATCGGCGCGTCGACGTTCACCTCGTTCATCAACGACGACAACCCCACGATCGACGCGCTCAACGCGGCCGGCCTCGACGTCAGTGCGGCGGGCAACCACGAGTTCGATCAGGGCTGGGAAGACCTGCGTGATCGCGTGCAGGAGCGCGCGGACTGGGAGTACATCTCCTCGAACGTGTTCGTCACCGAGACCGGCGAGCCCGCGCTCGCACCGGCCTGGGTGAAGGAGCTCGACGGCGTGCGGGTCGGCTTCGTCGGTGCGGTCACCGAAGACCTCGATTCGCTCGTCTCGCCCGAGGGCATCAAGGACCTCGAGGTCCGCAGCATCGTCGATTCCGTGAACGCGGTGGCCGACGACCTGCGCGACGGCGATGAGTCCAACGGCGAGGCGGATGTCGTCATCCTGCTCGTGCACGAAGGCGCGTCCAGCGTCGAGCTCTCCAGCATCACGCCGGACTCGCCCCTCGGCGAGATCGTCTACGGGGTCGATGACGACGTGGACGCCATCGTGTCGGCGCACACCCACCTCGCCTACAACCACGTGATCGACGGCCGCCCGGTCGTCTCCGCGGGGCAGTACGGCGAGAACCTGGGCCTGATGAACATCAAGGTCGACCCGAAGACGAAGGACCTGATCTCGATCACCAACGAGATCAAGCCCCTCACCGCTGCGGGCAAGCCGCTCTACCCGGCCGTCCCCGAGGTCGCGGACATCGTGGCCAAGGCGAAGGCCGAGGCCGATGTGCTGGGTGCGATCAAGGTCGGCGACATCACGGCCGACTTCAACCGCGCGCGTCAGACGAACGGATCCGAGAACCGCGGTGGCGAGTCCACCATCGGAAACTTCGTCGCCGATGTGCAGAAGTGGTCCACGGGCGCTG from Microbacterium sp. SY138 includes:
- a CDS encoding ExeM/NucH family extracellular endonuclease, with translation MAPVSHRRSRGRIGALAVTCVAALSLGSLAAVPATADTSGTGVVINEAYLSGGSAGAAFKNKFVELYNPTSAPITLDGMSLQYRSANGTAAFNGVAPLTGVIPAGGYYLVQGNSNGANGAELPAPDAVSTLTPSGTNGTLALVEGTAAVSLTPGSAVGVDGVVDLLGYGTSNTFEGTAATAPSGNTDVKSLNRTGGVDTDVNSADFTLSPTITPQNSGDTDPGTGPGTDPTTATIAEVQGTTDVSPLNGQTVQVEGVVTADYRTGGYKGIVIQTQGSGGATDATPGASDGVFVFLNALNPTLAIGDLVSVTGSVSEYFGQTQINPAAAADVSVVTAGVGVPAVTPLPAAVQGADREQFENMYVAPEGTYRLASSHQLFNFGTLWLNAGDALAVKSTETTRPGAEAAAIAAANRANRILLDDGWSIQVSNSGHPGEQPYFTKDTVVRNGDTVDFGDNGYVLQWGFNDWRLQPVVPIDDSSSADLKVGFEATNPRTDSAPSVGGDVQVASFNVYNYFTTLKSENSNARGAANAAQFAIQKSKIVAAINGLDAEIVSLMEIENSVKLGKPIDTALKDLVAGLNADAGSDVWGYVPTPAALNNAATTDFITNAIIYKKDAVKRVGDSVTVTDETVWGNAREPIAQAFDIDGRVVTVVANHLKSKSPPEGAGAEPADGQGFFNADRVKQANAILAFTDQLEQTTGSGDMLLIGDFNAYGKEDPIDVFTSNGWSDLVADKASGQYTYAFDGELGSLDHVIASPSLASSITGAGVWGINSPEWSDRGYAFGATEQGTPYRSSDHDPIIVGVSSEIPPVSIDVVTVNDFHGRIEADGAAAGAAVLAGAVKQFREANPNTIFAGAGDLIGASTFTSFINDDNPTIDALNAAGLDVSAAGNHEFDQGWEDLRDRVQERADWEYISSNVFVTETGEPALAPAWVKELDGVRVGFVGAVTEDLDSLVSPEGIKDLEVRSIVDSVNAVADDLRDGDESNGEADVVILLVHEGASSVELSSITPDSPLGEIVYGVDDDVDAIVSAHTHLAYNHVIDGRPVVSAGQYGENLGLMNIKVDPKTKDLISITNEIKPLTAAGKPLYPAVPEVADIVAKAKAEADVLGAIKVGDITADFNRARQTNGSENRGGESTIGNFVADVQKWSTGADVAIMNPGGIRANLTYASAGASDPDGNVTYREAATVQPFANTLVTLTLTGAQLKGVLEEQWQPAGSARPFLKLGVSKGLVYTYDPAAAQGSRITSITLDGAPLDPAKNYTVAANSFLAAGGDNFFTFKEGTGKRDTGKVDLQSMVDWFDANKTASPDYAQRAVGVAVSPADADGYSAGDQVTVSLSSLAFSAGEPAPGEVSLSLGGTQLAAGAVDPAVVDTTDEGGRASLTFTVPSGVFGEQVLTVNVAGTGTTVQVPFTIAGEAEFAGTIALGSSKVTAGKSLKVTGEGYVPGETVSIELRPKKGKPVQVGTVQVGADGTFSTSVTVPKSAPSGKYTVAASQADGDAATATVTVNRAGGIIGAILDWLWELLTRWF